One window of Candidatus Mycobacterium wuenschmannii genomic DNA carries:
- a CDS encoding LLM class F420-dependent oxidoreductase → MRFGFFIPQGWRLDLVGIDADKHWAVMRDLAAYADGSAWDSVWVYDHFHTVPMPTDEATHEAWSLMSAYAATTSRIKLGQMCTAMSYRNPAYLAKVAATTDIISGGRVQMGIGGGWYEHEWRAYGYGFPSAGVRLGRLDEGVQIMRDAWRDGKVSFDGKHYRVDGAIVQPKPLQDNGIPLWIAGGGEQKTLRIAAKYAQYTNFTGEPEGFTHKSEVLAGHCRDLGTDFDAIVRSVNVNAILDPTEQGVKDRIERVRDRLTGYVPESAADSMVGNTSGPDSAAGTPEQVIERLQKLRDLGCEYVICYFPEAAYDRSGVELFERQVIPALT, encoded by the coding sequence ATGCGCTTCGGATTCTTCATCCCGCAAGGTTGGCGATTGGATCTGGTCGGCATCGATGCCGACAAGCATTGGGCGGTGATGCGCGACCTGGCCGCCTACGCCGACGGCAGCGCCTGGGACTCGGTCTGGGTGTACGACCACTTCCACACCGTGCCGATGCCCACCGACGAGGCCACCCACGAGGCTTGGTCGCTGATGTCGGCCTACGCCGCGACCACATCGCGAATCAAGCTCGGCCAGATGTGCACCGCGATGAGCTACCGCAATCCCGCCTATCTCGCCAAAGTTGCTGCGACGACGGACATCATCTCCGGTGGCCGCGTCCAGATGGGCATCGGCGGCGGCTGGTACGAGCACGAGTGGCGGGCGTACGGCTATGGCTTCCCGTCGGCGGGAGTGCGACTGGGTCGCCTCGACGAGGGTGTGCAGATCATGCGCGATGCCTGGCGGGACGGCAAGGTCTCGTTCGACGGCAAGCACTATCGGGTCGATGGCGCAATCGTGCAGCCCAAGCCGTTGCAGGACAACGGTATTCCGCTGTGGATCGCCGGCGGTGGTGAGCAGAAGACGCTGCGCATCGCGGCGAAGTACGCGCAATACACCAACTTCACCGGCGAACCGGAGGGCTTCACGCACAAGTCCGAGGTGCTGGCCGGCCACTGCCGCGACTTAGGCACCGATTTCGACGCGATCGTCCGGTCGGTCAACGTCAACGCGATACTCGACCCGACCGAGCAAGGCGTCAAGGACCGCATCGAGCGCGTCCGCGACCGTCTGACCGGCTACGTCCCCGAATCGGCGGCGGACTCGATGGTCGGCAACACCAGCGGGCCCGACTCGGCGGCCGGCACTCCCGAGCAGGTGATCGAGCGGTTGCAGAAGCTGCGCGATCTCGGATGTGAGTACGTGATCTGCTACTTCCCCGAGGCCGCGTACGACCGCTCCGGCGTCGAACTCTTTGAGCGCCAGGTGATTCCGGCGCTGACCTAG
- a CDS encoding ABC transporter substrate-binding protein — MLLVTGCVSRELGPRPIAVPPPVPTAELSGLTLRVGDQKGGTEALLRAAGALDGLPYRVAFSTFTFGPPQIEALNAGRIDIAVTGNTPPIFGAAANSKTRVVAVWDGAGTGEQILVRTASPITNVGALRGKTVLVAKGSAAHGDLLEHLADAGLKPKDVKLIYLQPADALSAFANGQGDAWAIWDPYTAQANLTLKVRSIGSAANGYQFASASAKALSDPQRNAALADLLVRFDRAAQWARDHPDQWARKYSAAVGMSVPVATLAQSRLRRMPVPLDDKVVTAEQRLAEVFAAADQIPEAPDFVKWVDRRFNTVLRASGAS; from the coding sequence ATGCTGCTCGTCACGGGCTGCGTGTCGCGGGAACTCGGGCCGCGGCCGATCGCGGTACCGCCGCCGGTGCCGACGGCGGAACTGTCCGGGCTGACCCTGCGCGTCGGGGATCAGAAGGGCGGCACCGAGGCGCTGCTGCGCGCCGCGGGCGCCCTCGACGGTCTGCCGTATCGCGTTGCCTTCTCGACGTTCACCTTCGGGCCGCCGCAGATCGAGGCGCTGAACGCCGGCCGAATCGACATCGCGGTCACGGGAAACACCCCGCCGATATTCGGCGCGGCGGCCAACTCGAAGACCCGGGTGGTCGCGGTGTGGGACGGCGCGGGAACGGGTGAGCAGATCCTGGTACGCACCGCGTCGCCGATCACGAACGTCGGGGCCCTTCGCGGCAAGACGGTCCTGGTGGCCAAGGGCAGCGCGGCGCACGGAGACCTGCTCGAGCATCTCGCCGACGCGGGTCTCAAACCGAAGGACGTCAAACTGATCTACCTGCAGCCGGCCGATGCGCTGTCGGCATTCGCGAATGGGCAGGGCGACGCGTGGGCGATCTGGGATCCCTATACGGCGCAAGCGAATCTGACGCTCAAGGTGCGCAGCATCGGCTCGGCCGCCAACGGTTACCAGTTCGCCAGCGCATCGGCGAAGGCGCTCAGTGACCCGCAACGCAACGCCGCGCTGGCCGATCTGTTGGTCCGCTTCGACCGGGCGGCGCAGTGGGCCCGCGACCATCCCGACCAGTGGGCCAGGAAGTATTCCGCCGCCGTGGGAATGAGCGTCCCGGTCGCCACGCTGGCCCAGAGCAGGCTGCGCCGGATGCCGGTGCCGCTGGACGACAAGGTGGTGACCGCCGAGCAGCGACTGGCCGAGGTGTTCGCGGCCGCGGACCAAATTCCGGAGGCGCCCGACTTCGTCAAATGGGTCGACCGTAGGTTCAACACTGTGCTGCGAGCGAGCGGCGCGAGCTGA
- a CDS encoding putative quinol monooxygenase has translation MTVTVTLELRFKPEEVAAGRELMGRTLAVTRAFEGNVKTYTLIDADDEAHWLIYEIWESVEADEAYRAFRAGEGKVTQLPPLLAAPPVKIRYNDSDI, from the coding sequence ATGACGGTCACGGTGACACTTGAACTGCGCTTCAAACCCGAAGAGGTCGCCGCCGGGCGCGAGCTGATGGGCCGGACGCTGGCCGTCACCCGGGCCTTCGAAGGCAACGTGAAGACCTACACGCTCATCGACGCCGATGACGAGGCGCACTGGCTGATCTACGAGATCTGGGAGAGCGTCGAGGCCGACGAGGCCTACCGCGCATTCCGCGCCGGTGAGGGCAAGGTGACGCAGCTTCCGCCGCTGCTGGCCGCTCCCCCGGTCAAGATCCGCTACAACGACAGCGACATCTAG
- a CDS encoding LLM class F420-dependent oxidoreductase, producing the protein MDLTGIGIWSSQLRYGNAAESADAAAELDELGFRALWIPDVGGNVFDAVGNLLGATKQTTIATGILNLWMHTPGDVAANFASLTAEHGDRFLLGIGVSHAPLIDAGSPGRYRKPLAATESFLDELDATPQPVPVERRALAALGPKMLALSARRSAGAHPYLVTPDHTATARATLGDGPLLLPEQTVILTDSADEARAIGTDWLRSYLALPNYANNLLRSGFSEEDVSQVSDRLLNAIIAWGDEDAILRRVSEHRSAGADHVCIQVLLSDPKAYPREEWRRIAAALK; encoded by the coding sequence ATGGACCTCACCGGTATCGGTATCTGGAGCAGTCAACTTCGCTACGGCAACGCCGCCGAATCTGCGGACGCGGCAGCGGAATTGGACGAATTAGGTTTCCGGGCGCTGTGGATACCCGACGTGGGTGGCAATGTTTTCGACGCGGTGGGCAACCTGCTGGGCGCGACCAAGCAGACCACGATCGCCACCGGCATCCTGAACCTTTGGATGCATACGCCCGGTGACGTCGCGGCAAACTTCGCGTCGCTGACCGCTGAACACGGCGATCGCTTCCTGCTGGGCATCGGGGTCAGTCACGCACCGTTGATCGACGCCGGATCGCCCGGCCGGTACCGCAAGCCGCTGGCGGCAACCGAGTCGTTCCTCGACGAGTTGGACGCGACGCCGCAGCCGGTTCCGGTGGAGCGGCGGGCGCTGGCCGCCCTGGGTCCGAAGATGCTCGCATTGTCGGCACGCCGCAGCGCCGGCGCGCATCCCTACCTGGTCACCCCGGACCACACCGCGACCGCCCGCGCGACGCTCGGCGACGGCCCGCTGCTGCTGCCCGAGCAGACGGTGATCCTGACCGACAGCGCCGACGAAGCACGTGCCATCGGAACCGATTGGTTGCGTTCGTATTTGGCATTGCCCAACTACGCCAACAACTTGTTGCGTTCCGGCTTCTCGGAGGAGGACGTGAGCCAGGTGAGCGATCGACTGCTCAACGCGATCATCGCGTGGGGCGACGAGGACGCCATCCTGCGCAGGGTCTCCGAGCACCGCTCGGCGGGCGCCGACCATGTCTGCATCCAGGTACTGCTGAGCGACCCGAAGGCCTACCCGCGCGAGGAGTGGCGGCGCATCGCCGCGGCGCTGAAGTAA